CTGCAGGAATGTTATCGAGTAATTTATTTTTGACTCCGCATTTTAAAGTAATTGGAACACCATTGCCTCATGTAAACTTTAGATTAGGAGCACATTCAACTTTAGAATATCGACTGTCATCAAGTTTTTTTGAAAATAGTGGAAATTGGGAAGAAACGGGTGATGTTGCGCAAATGACTCCTTTTGGTTTTATAATTACAGGAAGAAAACGTCATTTGTTTGTAACGTTAGGCGGTACTGTAGTGTCTCCTGTTCGTCTTGAGCAGCTGCTAAAAGAAAATGATATTATAACCGATGCCTGTGTCATTGGAGATAAGATGCCTTATTTATCAGCCTTAATAGTATTAAATCACGATGCATTAGCTGATTTTCGAGTTTCTCCAGATAAAATTCGGCAACAGGTGCAAGAAGTTGTAGATAAAGTTAACGAAACATTACCTCGTAACGTAACGTTAAAAAAATTTTCAATACTCGATAAACCGTTTACAGAATCAAGTGGCGAAAAATTAACAAATGGAGAAATAAATAGACTTAAAATTCAAGAAACCAGATCGAGTCTGATAAGTTCTCTTTATCAATAAATGCTTTTTATTACGATTTGCGACATTATTTAATTTGATATAATCTTGTTTTCATAATTTTCCTCACTCATTGGAGGTTTCATGCAGCTTCATACTGAAAAAGTTTTTGAACTTGTTAGGGAAGTTTATAGCCCAACGTTATTTAATGAGTTGAATTGGACAGGAAGTTATTCTGATTATATTGTAATGGTCGAAAAAAATCCGAAAATTTGTAGAACAGCTTTTCAAAGAATTTATGATCTTATCATGCATTTTGGCTCTTATGAATATGTGGAACACAAGAAAAAGCTGATTCATTATAAGTTTTTTGATGATCCATTGAATAATGGTAAAGATGCTGTTTTTGGTTTGGATGTGCATATTTCAAAATTGGTCAATTTTTTTAAAGCAGCATCTCTTCGTTATGGTCCAGAAAAGAGAGTTTTGTTGTTACATGGTCCCGTTGGTAGCGCAAAATCAACGATTGCCAGATTACTAAAAAAAGGTGTTGAATGGTATTCACATCAAGCAGAAGGTGCATTGTATACATACGAGTGGATTAATCTTCATGATAAACTTAAAATGGAAGACACAATGCCATGCCCAATTCATGAAGAGCCTCTGCAATTAATTCCCGAAGAAGCGCGTGCAAAAGTTTTTAGTTTATTAAATAAGGGGAAAGGATTTCAAGATCGTATTCATGTAGATGGCGGTCTTTGTCCTGCATGCCGTTATGTTTATAACGAATTGATGCGTCAGTATAATGGTGATTGGGAAAAGCTAACTAAAAGTCATATTTCAGTAAAAAGATTGTTACTTTCTGAAAAAGACAGAGTTGGTATTGGTACCTTTCAGCCTAAAGATGAAAAAAACCAAGACTCTACTGAGCTCACTGGAGACCTCAATTACAGAAAAATTGCAGAGTATGGCTCGGATTCAGACCCGCGCGCGTTTAATTTTGATGGGGAATTTAATATTGCTAACAGAGGTATAGTCGAATTTGTAGAAATGTTAAAACTTGATGTAGCCTTTCTTTATGATTTACTTGGAGCTTCGCAAGAGCATAAAATTAAACCCAAAAAATTTGCTCAAACAGATATTGATGAAGTGATTATTGGGCATACCAATGAACCAGAGTATCGCAAACTGCAAAATAATGAATTTATGGAAGCGTTGCGAGATAGAACTGTTAAAATTGATGTTCCTTATATTACAAAATTAAAAGAAGAAGTTAAAATTTATCGTAAAGACTTTAATCCAGAAACTGTGCCTCATATTCACATTGCTCCACACACAATTGATACAGCAGCTATGTGGGGAATTTTAACAAGACTTGAGGAACCTAAAAAAGCAAATTTAACTGTTATGCAAAAAATGAAGCTTTATGATGGTAAAACGTTATCTGGTTATACAGAAGATAATATAAAAGAATTGCGCAAAGATGCGTTACGCGAAGGTTTGGATGGTATTTCTCCTCGCTATATTCAAGATAAACTATCAAACTCTTTAGTCGAAGATAGAGGAAATGGATGTATTAATCCATTTATTGTTTTAAATGAACTTGAAGGTGGTTTAAAAAACCATAGCTTAATTCGTGATGAAGAAACTAAAAAGCGTTACAGAGAACTCTTGGCAGTTGTTAAACAAGAATATGAAGATATTGTTAAAAATGAAGTACAAAGAGCAATTTCTGCAGATGAAGAAGCGATTGCTAAACTTTGTGGAAATTATATAGATAATGTAAAAGCATACACCCAAAAAGAACGTGTTCGTAATAAGTATACAGGAATGAGTGAAGAGCCTGACGAGCGATTGATGCGCAGTATAGAAGAAAAAATTGATATTCCTGAAAGTCGTAAAGACGATTTTAGACGGGAGATCATGAATTATATTGGTGCATTGGCACTTGAGGGTAAAATATTTGATTACAAAACAAATGAAAGAT
This region of Spirobacillus cienkowskii genomic DNA includes:
- a CDS encoding PrkA family serine protein kinase, translating into MQLHTEKVFELVREVYSPTLFNELNWTGSYSDYIVMVEKNPKICRTAFQRIYDLIMHFGSYEYVEHKKKLIHYKFFDDPLNNGKDAVFGLDVHISKLVNFFKAASLRYGPEKRVLLLHGPVGSAKSTIARLLKKGVEWYSHQAEGALYTYEWINLHDKLKMEDTMPCPIHEEPLQLIPEEARAKVFSLLNKGKGFQDRIHVDGGLCPACRYVYNELMRQYNGDWEKLTKSHISVKRLLLSEKDRVGIGTFQPKDEKNQDSTELTGDLNYRKIAEYGSDSDPRAFNFDGEFNIANRGIVEFVEMLKLDVAFLYDLLGASQEHKIKPKKFAQTDIDEVIIGHTNEPEYRKLQNNEFMEALRDRTVKIDVPYITKLKEEVKIYRKDFNPETVPHIHIAPHTIDTAAMWGILTRLEEPKKANLTVMQKMKLYDGKTLSGYTEDNIKELRKDALREGLDGISPRYIQDKLSNSLVEDRGNGCINPFIVLNELEGGLKNHSLIRDEETKKRYRELLAVVKQEYEDIVKNEVQRAISADEEAIAKLCGNYIDNVKAYTQKERVRNKYTGMSEEPDERLMRSIEEKIDIPESRKDDFRREIMNYIGALALEGKIFDYKTNERLHKALELKLFEDQKDTIKLTSLVSNVVDKETQAKIDVVKNRLIKNYGYCDICSTDALHFVASIFARGDVKRNLN